From the Xiphophorus couchianus chromosome 11, X_couchianus-1.0, whole genome shotgun sequence genome, the window CACCACACCCGGTTTGTTTACATGAAACATGTGCACCGTCTGTactgcaggggaaaaaaagacaacgtTGTTGCTTCGCCTTGCCTACCACTATCCAATCATATTTCGCAGCGACCATATTCTAGCCAATGAGAGCGCGGCAGTAGGAGGTCGAACAGCCAATCACAGTGAGCGAGGACCACTGATGCAACGGACCTGCAACAGCCTCCTACTGAACACGAAGAGTAAAATAGTACGTCTACAACAATATACCGTGGTCTATGGTAAACTGAATCCTATGTACACTACGGAGATACACTGTTTAAGTTGCTGGATATGAACAGTACTGCCCCGCTGAGTTTAGAAACGGACATTGCTGGCTTGTCTCTGTTACATCTCATCAAAACCCTGCAGTAACTGACTTATTAAAACTACTTTCTGTCTTACTAAACGTTCTGTGTTTTCACGGCAAGAGCATGACCTGGAATTGACACAACTAAACTATGATTGCGTCTAAAATGACTTAATTGAGATGTTGGAATCGCAACTTTTGAAACAAGTCATCAATAACAGCTGGGAGAAGGAGTGGGCCGTCCTTCGGTGGTCCTCCGCGGAGGGAGGGAGTGGGCGGAGTGATCTacacagaacaacaacaacacgtTCCACCCCGGTGACGCAGTCGGTTGCTAGGTGTGAATGAACTGATGCTTTGTCTCGGCCAGGCGGCTCCTCAGTTTACAGGTCGACCACAACAAAGCAGCATCTTCCCCTCTCTGTTTTTGTGCGTCGTTCCGGGGTTATTCGGAGCTAAACATGACTCTTTGAGTTCTTGTTGACGTCGCTGGACCAGAAACGAAGTCGTGCTTTGCTTTAGCAACGCACCCCCAAGTGCTCTACAGTTTCCCCGCAAGAATGGAGTAAGTCAAACTCTTCTACttcttcctttttgttgttgttgttatggCTGACCGTTGGAGGTCACTGACTTGTTTACTTCCCACTTTGTTTGCAGTTTCCTGTTTAATTTTAAACGTATTGTTTGCCCAGTTGTCACCGTTTTTTGTGGTTACTTCAATAagagtttatatatatattttttgctaaacCGTACTTTTGTGTAAACACGTGCATTCAACCTTTTAGATGTATCATAAATTCAggcatatattgtcacttttcagtTGTATGTCCCaatagttttaaattattttacttacttacttacttactacCCAGTTGTTGTGTAAGATTATGAAAATTAAACGACTCCCTGGTAACAGCCTATAAATTGTCATTGTTGTAATCTGAACCGTTTAAGTGATCAAGCAGAGGATTAATTTAAAAGGAacctggattggaggtagttgaTCTTCATTAATCCCATTTAACCACCAGGGTGCTTCTCACTTGAGACACATGGTTACTGTGGAGTTTCTACATCAACATTGGAGCCCATGACAGCACTACTGAAAGGTCCCACGTGTTTTCAGATGTGAAGTGcactttttgcacttttgctttgAGGGCCAGTTAAATATCCAAAGGAGACAGCCGTGTCTTCTGGATCACTTTTTGCTacaatagttttttatttgagaTAGTCCATTTTGGTTCTTTAATTAAGGGCATTTGCATGTAACTTCATCTGATTTGTAGCCATTTTCTTTCCTGCTACATCTCATCAAAACATGTTATTGTGTGGACATTACTTGCAGAAGGAAGCACTGTCTATCACTGGTTATTTCATGATTTGATTGAATAATCCGGATGTTTTCAAAGTTGCACGGCGTTCTGATCCCTGCCTCCTCTTGCCCCTGCAGGTTTCATTATGCTCGGCCTGCCCTGCTCTCTGTGGCCCATCTGTCAGACCCCGCTCGCTCTCAGCGTGTGCTCGGACTTGGACTAAATCAAGGCGTCAACAAGCAAAATGATGGCAACATCAGCTCATGTTTGGAGGACTCTTCGTGTCTGCCCGGCAGACCCCCTCGCTCTCTCTCACCCACAGGCTAACCACAGCCAATCACAGGGGTGCAGGGGGGAGGTGTCAGAGAAGAGCCCGCATTTAATTGGTGAGTCGCAGCGAGTgcgttttttttatatttttccccatttcaGGTGGGCTCGGCACTGCAGCACATTCGTCCTTCTTGAACAGTAAGTAAAAAACTAGCTACGATTGTTTTGTCGATATTGTCGGGCGACTTCaggaaaaatgttctgcatttaCGATTGTCGATCAAATTGTGCCTGCATTGCTAGcttgatattttaaacttttgtttttcctcctagCACTGACATTTTGTGCATCTAACAGATTGttccaaacatttttcctcctcctgtgtAGGTGATGGTCTCACTGACTGGATGACGGAAGAAGTGGATTTCTCCTCGTACCTCCCAAATCCTCCTTCCCCTCCCTCCTCCACCAATGCCTCCCTTCCCCCTTCACCCCTTCAGAATGATATCCAGGTGCCCTCTGACTTGGAGGTCATGACCTCTTTGCTGCAAGAGGAACTCGCCCAGCTTGAGGACTACTTCCTGTCTGAGCCACTGCCAGAGAAAGGGCAGAGGCTGGGAAAATGCGACAGGGGTCCACTGCCGGCGGGTCCTCAGCCATTCAGTCAACTGCCATACGCCTCGTACTCTGCGTCCACCCAATCGGAGTCCAACCCACTTCTTGTTACCCTGGCAACCGGGGAGCTGGACCTGCTGAGCATCTGTGGTGGGCCCATAGGGCGATCCAAAATTCCTAGACATGCCCCGTACAGCTGCAGCCGCCCCAGTGGGTGTGGTAGGAAAAGAGTTCTGGAGAGCATGAGGTTTGGCGAAGGCTATGAAAGCAACGTGTTGGGTTCCAAAGGAAGTAACTCAGGTAACTCTGCTGTGGCCCTGGCGAGTAATTACGGCTCTGTTGAGGACGAGCAGCTGGTAGGGAAAAGCTACTGCCTGGGTAATGCAATCGAGCTTAGACGATGTGCTGGCTTATCCAAAGACGAGAAAAATTGCTGCTTTACCCAAGATGTGATGAGTGGCGCCAAGGTTGTTGGTGGCGGGTTTGGCTTTGGTGGAACACTGGACCCTCCTCAGAAGAAAGAGGATGTGATGATGTACAGCATGAGGGAGGTCAGCGGAAGCACCGCGAACAGCGAGGTGCTGAGCAGCATCAAGGCCAGCGTGGAGGTGACCAAGGCCACCGTGTCTTGGAAAACCGACAGCGGTGAAAGCTGTTACATTCCAGCGACGCCTCAGTCCGAGGCCTTCAGCAGCTTCTTGGGGAACATCAACGAGCAGGTGAAAACAGAGAGTCTGCAGATGCTACAGCCTGATTTACACTGCAATTACCTTGACGATCAGGCCCCAGAATGCTTTCTGATGGCGAGGGAGAGTCTGAATCTGGACAGCTCAGGGCACAGGCAGGCATGCAGGCTAAGAGAAGACCACTGCGCTGTGAAATACGAAGAAGACATCATTCCACACGAAGGCGGCGAgcgaaagcaaaagaaaagggATCAGAACAAAACCGCCGCCCATAGGTAAAATCTTCGCACCTActgaatttctttaaaagcaGCAACAATTTTCATATGACttgcgattaaaaaaaaaaacaaacaaacaaaactcaacaTCTTTTGCTTGACTTAGGTATCGCCAGCGAAAAAGGGCGGAGCTAGATTCTTTGGAGGAGCAGCTGCACTGCCTGGAGGGGAGGAACCGCGAGCTGCGAGACAAGGCAGAGTCCGTGGAACGTGAAATCCAGTACGTTAAAGACCTGCTGATCGAAGTTTACAAGGCACGCAGCCAAAGGCTCAAGCAGGACACAACACCGTAACGCCACATGACTGCAAGTACACTCAGACCGGGCAAAGCCGAGAAAATGCacaacttttatttgtcttctcgTGAACtgaatgtttcatgttttttttttttctttttccattggtgttgtttttatgatgggGGGGCCACTGCATGCTTTGCTGATGTGaattgttttctgaatttttcaaTCAATTCgttctcatttgtttttggcACTGAAATCACCTGAGCCTTCACTGTGGCGCTGCAATGCTCTACCTGACAATCATCTTTAACAgatcttcctctttctctgaatctactgaataactttctttttttgggggggggataTAATGTCATTTAAACAGCAGGTTAcgtatttatttttagccttACATTGAAATTGATGTCAGCAATAGAATCTAAAGAGTCTCCTTTTATTcctatttaattatttcttttggaATAAAGTTGCTGTATGGAAGTAGATGGATTAGTACTTGTGTTTTGgtgaaacatttcagctttaaCAAACTTTTCCTTATAATGAGGTTCCGACATTTCTTCTTTAACAATCATTCCTTGTAATTGTAGACTAATCAGAACtgttaagttttaaaattaaagaaagttcTGTGAAACAATCTGATATGTTTTTCCTATTTAAATATGacttcagatatttttaaacaacttgaGTTGCTCTCACGATCATACTGGGACTGTCTAATTCCTCTGCTGTTTCATAACTTAATATAAAAGATCAAATCGCTGCAATATTTTTGCAGCAACTGCTGCAAGAAATCTCCAATTAATTCTGTGCAAACAAGTGTAATCCTAAATGCTTTAAAGTAAACTGAGatgttgaaaaaaaacttttatatttgGGTGCTTATATTGTAATTAGTGGTGTTTTAGCAGCCTTTCTCTGCATGCTCTTccattaatgtatttttttcttctctgaaacAGAATATTTAGAGATTCAGAAATGAGGATTGTCTCCTTAAACTGCTTAAGGCAATAAGTTTTATAGGTCTCCAGCTGAGCTGCActaatttgtaactttttatatGTTCAGGGAGTAGtgtgttgattttctttttctaaaaaaaatgttgaaaaaagaaacaaattcatcagattgtttatttt encodes:
- the atf5a gene encoding uncharacterized protein atf5a isoform X1, whose amino-acid sequence is MMATSAHVWRTLRVCPADPLALSHPQANHSQSQGCRGEVSEKSPHLIGDGLTDWMTEEVDFSSYLPNPPSPPSSTNASLPPSPLQNDIQVPSDLEVMTSLLQEELAQLEDYFLSEPLPEKGQRLGKCDRGPLPAGPQPFSQLPYASYSASTQSESNPLLVTLATGELDLLSICGGPIGRSKIPRHAPYSCSRPSGCGRKRVLESMRFGEGYESNVLGSKGSNSGNSAVALASNYGSVEDEQLVGKSYCLGNAIELRRCAGLSKDEKNCCFTQDVMSGAKVVGGGFGFGGTLDPPQKKEDVMMYSMREVSGSTANSEVLSSIKASVEVTKATVSWKTDSGESCYIPATPQSEAFSSFLGNINEQVKTESLQMLQPDLHCNYLDDQAPECFLMARESLNLDSSGHRQACRLREDHCAVKYEEDIIPHEGGERKQKKRDQNKTAAHRYRQRKRAELDSLEEQLHCLEGRNRELRDKAESVEREIQYVKDLLIEVYKARSQRLKQDTTP
- the atf5a gene encoding uncharacterized protein atf5a isoform X2, whose translation is MTEEVDFSSYLPNPPSPPSSTNASLPPSPLQNDIQVPSDLEVMTSLLQEELAQLEDYFLSEPLPEKGQRLGKCDRGPLPAGPQPFSQLPYASYSASTQSESNPLLVTLATGELDLLSICGGPIGRSKIPRHAPYSCSRPSGCGRKRVLESMRFGEGYESNVLGSKGSNSGNSAVALASNYGSVEDEQLVGKSYCLGNAIELRRCAGLSKDEKNCCFTQDVMSGAKVVGGGFGFGGTLDPPQKKEDVMMYSMREVSGSTANSEVLSSIKASVEVTKATVSWKTDSGESCYIPATPQSEAFSSFLGNINEQVKTESLQMLQPDLHCNYLDDQAPECFLMARESLNLDSSGHRQACRLREDHCAVKYEEDIIPHEGGERKQKKRDQNKTAAHRYRQRKRAELDSLEEQLHCLEGRNRELRDKAESVEREIQYVKDLLIEVYKARSQRLKQDTTP